Proteins found in one Xenopus laevis strain J_2021 chromosome 1L, Xenopus_laevis_v10.1, whole genome shotgun sequence genomic segment:
- the LOC121400933 gene encoding protein kinase C delta type-like → MHLFLFLSFYSAELICGLQYLHSLGIIHRDLKPENILLTCEGHVKIADFGVAAEEVFGHNTIRGKTGTCWYMAPEMLANKKYNAAIDWWAFGIILSEMAIGRSPFDDYQQDTEKPVFPEWISTTLQDLLKKVGLGN, encoded by the exons atgcatttgtttttgtttttaagctTTTACTCAGCAGAACTGATTTGTGGACTTCAGTATCTTCATTCTCTAGGCATCATCCATCG TGACTTAAAGCCTGAAAACATCCTGCTTACCTGTGAAGGACACGTGAAGATTGCTGATTTTGGAGTTGCAGCAGAAGAAGTGTTTGGCCACAATACCATTCGTGGAAAAACAGGAACATGCTGGTACATGGCCCCAGAG ATGCTAGCTAACAAGAAATACAACGCAGCAATAGATTGGTGGGCCTTTGGGATAATACTCAGTGAAATGGCCATTGGAAGATCCCCGTTTGATGACTATCAACAGGACACTGAGAAGCCGGTGTTTCCTGAATGGATAAGCACAACATTGCAAGATCTCCTGAAGAAGGTGGGTTTGGGCAATTAG